In the genome of Electrophorus electricus isolate fEleEle1 chromosome 26, fEleEle1.pri, whole genome shotgun sequence, one region contains:
- the cherp gene encoding calcium homeostasis endoplasmic reticulum protein isoform X3: MDISTPPEDQELRNVIDKLAQFVARNGPEFEKMTMEKQKENPKFSFLFGGEYFGYYKYKLAIEQQQLLCKPPGKEIPDVPPPMTMLPPPPPIAPSTPSVDELVQQSQWNLQQQEQHLSSLRQEQVNAAIALAMEQQTQKLLVETQLDMAEFDSLLQPIIDTCTKDAISAGKNWMFNNAKSPQHCELMTSHLRNRITAETAHFELRLHLIYLMNDVLHHCQRKNQRDLLAALQKVVVPIYCTSFLAVEEDKQQKITRLLQLWEKNGYFDDVSIQQLQSPALGLGQYQASLITEYAGVVQPVQLAFQQQIQALKTQHDEFVANLKQQQQTAASVGQLVPPDAEVKGVAQPPMAAPPEVKPPMAGPPPGDYDGTQARPPDPNPSAPSDVPASKPSWFEPQHGIPAWNPQQPPPFDPTQAPPPCPPWNSHEGMWSEQRDPSWSGPREGGPGGPGGPGGPGGPGGPGGPGGPGGPGGPGGPWGSQNEPPPSWSGQFDQPPWSSQPDQPPWSQREPPFRMQRPPHFRGAFPPHQQPPPFSQPPPPHNFNRFPPRFMQDDFPPRHHFERPPYPPHRFDYPQGEFPGEMGPPHHHPNQRIPPPGMTEHPPWGGNQHPEFGPPPHGFNGQSPHMRRQNPSHVSQDDPSLVPNVPYFDLPAGLMAPLVKLEDHDYKPLDPKDIRLPPPMPPSDRLLAAVEAFYSPPSHDRPRNSEGWEQNGLYEFFRAKMRARRKKEQEKHNSTRGSRSRSRSRSRGRSSSRSSSRSSKSSRSRSSRSRSRSYSRSRSRSRSRSRSRSRSRSRSRSRSRSRSPDRRRHAAKSRSPTPPSTSGLGSGSITDHRLGEENKGHQMLMKMGWSGSGGLGAKEQGIQDPIKGGDVRDKWDQYKGVGVPLDDPYVNYRRNKSYNFVARMKAREKVGRDPQEPSTTE, translated from the exons ATGGATATCTCCACTCCTCCGGAAG ACCAAGAGCTTCGCAATGTCATTGACAAACTTGCACAGTTTGTTGCCCGCAATGGGCCCGAGTTTGAAAAGATGACcatggagaaacagaaggagaatCCGAAGTTCTCCTTTCTGTTCGGAGGGGAGTACTTTGGCTACTACAAGTATAAGCTCGCTATCGAGCAGCAACAGC TGCTCTGCAAACCGCCAGGTAAAGAGATCCCTGATGTTCCTCCTCCGATGACCATGCTGCCTCCGCCCCCGCCCATCGCCCCCTCCACGCCCTCAGTAGATGAGCTCGTCCAGCAGAGCCAGTGGAACCTGCAGCAGCAAGAGCAGCACCTGAGCAGCCTCAGACAG GAGCAGGTGAATGCAGCCATCGCTCTGGCTATGGAGCAGCAGACTCAGAAACTGTTGGTGGAGACCCAGCTGGACATGGCCGAGTTTGACAGCCTCCTCCAGCCCATCATTGACACCTGCACCAAGGATGCCATTTCG GCTGGAAAGAACTGGATGTTCAACAATGCCAAGTCCCCACAGCACTGCGAGCTGATGACCTCACACCTCCGCAACCGCATCACAGCAGAGACGGCACACTTTGAGCTCCGCCTCCACCTCATCTATCTCATGAATGATGTCCTGCACCACTG CCAAAGGAAGAACCAGAGAGATCTGCTGGCTGCCTTGCAGAAGGTGGTGGTGCCAATCTACTGCACTAGTTTCCTGGCTGTGGAGGaagacaaacaacagaaaataacacGG TTGCTGCAACTATGGGAGAAAAATGGTTACTTTGATGACGTCTCCATTCAGCAACTCCAGAGCCCCGCCTTGGGCCTCGGGCAGTACCAG GCGTCCCTGATCACGGAGTACGCGGGCGTGGTGCAGCCTGTGCAGCTGGCTTTCCAGCAACAGATCCAGGCTCTGAAGACTCAGCACGACGAATTCGTGGCCAAcctgaagcagcagcagcagactgcCGCCTCTGTCGGGCAGCTAGTTCCTCCCGACGCCGAGGTCAAGGGAGTGGCACAGCCGCCCATGGCGGCGCCCCCTG AAGTGAAGCCTCCAATGGCCGGCCCTCCTCCGGGTGACTATGATGGCACGCAGGCGAGGCCGCCGGACCCAAATCCCTCTGCCCCCTCTGACGTTCCTGCCAGCAAGCCCAGCTGGTTCGAGCCTCAGCATGGCATACCCGCCTGGAACCCACAGCAGCCT CCACCATTTGACCCCACCCAGGCACCTCCTCCATGCCCACCCTGGAACAGCCATGAGGGGATGTGGAGCGAGCAGCGGGACCCCAGCTGGAGTGGCCCCCGGGAGGGAGGCCCTGGGGGTCCTGGGGGCCCTGGAGGCCCTGGAGGTCCTGGAGGACCTGGGGGACCTGGTGGCCCAGGAGGTCCAGGGGGCCCAGGGGGTCCGTGGGGCAGCCAGAACGAGCCCCCGCCCTCTTGGAGCGGGCAGTTCGACCAGCCACCCTGGAGCAGCCAGCCAGACCAGCCTCCCTGGAGCCAGAGGGAGCCCCCTTTCCGCATGCAGCGGCCACCACACTTCCGGGGAGCCTTCCCACCACACCAGCAGCCTCCCCCTTTCAGCCAGCCCCCGCCACCTCACAACTTCAACCGCTTTCCGCCACGCTTCATGCAGGACGACTTCCCACCCAGGCACCACTTTGAGCGTCCGCCCTACCCACCGCACCGCTTCGACTACCCGCAGGGAGAATTTCCTGGAG AGATGggtcccccccaccaccacccaaacCAGAGGATCCCCCCTCCAGGAATGACCGAACATCCCCCGTGGGGGGGGAACCAGCACCCTGAATTTGGGCCACCACCCCACGGCTTTAACGGACAGTCTCCCCATATGAGGCGCCAAAACCCCTCCCACGTGAGCCAGGACGACCCTAGTCTGGTGCCAAACGTGCCGTACTTCGACCTGCCAGCAGGCCTCATGGCTCCCCTGGTGAAG CTGGAAGATCATGACTACAAGCCCCTGGACCCCAAAGACATTCGCCTTCCTCCCCCCATGCCCCCTAGCGATCGCCTGCTGGCTGCCGTGGAGGCCTTCTACAGCCCTCCGTCACACGACCGTCCCAGAAACAG TGAGGGCTGGGAGCAGAACGGCCTGTACGAGTTCTTCAGAGCCAAGATGAGAGCGAGGAGGAAAAAGGAGCAAGAGAAGcacaacag CACGCGAGGCAGCCGCTCTCGGAGCCGTTCCCGTAGTCGAGGCAGGTCATCGTCGCGCTCCAGTTCCCGCTCCTCCAAGTCGTCCCGCTCCAGGTCCTCCAGGTCCCGCTCACGCTCCTACTCTCGATCCCGCTCCAG AAGCCGGAGCCGCTCCAGATCGAGGTCCCGAAGCCGCTCTCGCTCTAGATCGCGCTCTAGATCACGCTCTCCTGACCGGAGACGACATGCGGCAAAGTCCCGCAGTCCCACACCGCC CTCCACCTCTGGGTTGGGCTCCGGGTCCATAACTGATCACAGGCTGGGAGAGGAAAACAAAGGTCATCAGATGTTGATGAAGATGG GGTGGAGTGGCTCAGGAGGTCTCGGAGCCAAAGAGCAGGGGATCCAGGATCCCATCAAGGGTGGAGATGTGCGAGATAAGTGGGACCAGTACAAGGGCGTGGGCGTGCCCCTGGATGACCCCTACGTGAACTACAGAAGAAACAAAAGCTACAATTTTGTCGCACGGAtgaaagccagagagaaag tggGTCGAGACCCTCAGGAGCCCTCGACTACAGAATGA
- the cherp gene encoding calcium homeostasis endoplasmic reticulum protein isoform X2, which translates to MDISTPPEDQELRNVIDKLAQFVARNGPEFEKMTMEKQKENPKFSFLFGGEYFGYYKYKLAIEQQQHPTTHDAEYKMEVLCKPPGKEIPDVPPPMTMLPPPPPIAPSTPSVDELVQQSQWNLQQQEQHLSSLRQVNAAIALAMEQQTQKLLVETQLDMAEFDSLLQPIIDTCTKDAISAGKNWMFNNAKSPQHCELMTSHLRNRITAETAHFELRLHLIYLMNDVLHHCQRKNQRDLLAALQKVVVPIYCTSFLAVEEDKQQKITRLLQLWEKNGYFDDVSIQQLQSPALGLGQYQASLITEYAGVVQPVQLAFQQQIQALKTQHDEFVANLKQQQQTAASVGQLVPPDAEVKGVAQPPMAAPPEVKPPMAGPPPGDYDGTQARPPDPNPSAPSDVPASKPSWFEPQHGIPAWNPQQPPPFDPTQAPPPCPPWNSHEGMWSEQRDPSWSGPREGGPGGPGGPGGPGGPGGPGGPGGPGGPGGPGGPWGSQNEPPPSWSGQFDQPPWSSQPDQPPWSQREPPFRMQRPPHFRGAFPPHQQPPPFSQPPPPHNFNRFPPRFMQDDFPPRHHFERPPYPPHRFDYPQGEFPGEMGPPHHHPNQRIPPPGMTEHPPWGGNQHPEFGPPPHGFNGQSPHMRRQNPSHVSQDDPSLVPNVPYFDLPAGLMAPLVKLEDHDYKPLDPKDIRLPPPMPPSDRLLAAVEAFYSPPSHDRPRNSEGWEQNGLYEFFRAKMRARRKKEQEKHNSTRGSRSRSRSRSRGRSSSRSSSRSSKSSRSRSSRSRSRSYSRSRSRSRSRSRSRSRSRSRSRSRSRSRSPDRRRHAAKSRSPTPPSTSGLGSGSITDHRLGEENKGHQMLMKMGWSGSGGLGAKEQGIQDPIKGGDVRDKWDQYKGVGVPLDDPYVNYRRNKSYNFVARMKAREKVGRDPQEPSTTE; encoded by the exons ATGGATATCTCCACTCCTCCGGAAG ACCAAGAGCTTCGCAATGTCATTGACAAACTTGCACAGTTTGTTGCCCGCAATGGGCCCGAGTTTGAAAAGATGACcatggagaaacagaaggagaatCCGAAGTTCTCCTTTCTGTTCGGAGGGGAGTACTTTGGCTACTACAAGTATAAGCTCGCTATCGAGCAGCAACAGC ATCCTACCACTCATGATGCTGAATATAAAATGGAAG TGCTCTGCAAACCGCCAGGTAAAGAGATCCCTGATGTTCCTCCTCCGATGACCATGCTGCCTCCGCCCCCGCCCATCGCCCCCTCCACGCCCTCAGTAGATGAGCTCGTCCAGCAGAGCCAGTGGAACCTGCAGCAGCAAGAGCAGCACCTGAGCAGCCTCAGACAG GTGAATGCAGCCATCGCTCTGGCTATGGAGCAGCAGACTCAGAAACTGTTGGTGGAGACCCAGCTGGACATGGCCGAGTTTGACAGCCTCCTCCAGCCCATCATTGACACCTGCACCAAGGATGCCATTTCG GCTGGAAAGAACTGGATGTTCAACAATGCCAAGTCCCCACAGCACTGCGAGCTGATGACCTCACACCTCCGCAACCGCATCACAGCAGAGACGGCACACTTTGAGCTCCGCCTCCACCTCATCTATCTCATGAATGATGTCCTGCACCACTG CCAAAGGAAGAACCAGAGAGATCTGCTGGCTGCCTTGCAGAAGGTGGTGGTGCCAATCTACTGCACTAGTTTCCTGGCTGTGGAGGaagacaaacaacagaaaataacacGG TTGCTGCAACTATGGGAGAAAAATGGTTACTTTGATGACGTCTCCATTCAGCAACTCCAGAGCCCCGCCTTGGGCCTCGGGCAGTACCAG GCGTCCCTGATCACGGAGTACGCGGGCGTGGTGCAGCCTGTGCAGCTGGCTTTCCAGCAACAGATCCAGGCTCTGAAGACTCAGCACGACGAATTCGTGGCCAAcctgaagcagcagcagcagactgcCGCCTCTGTCGGGCAGCTAGTTCCTCCCGACGCCGAGGTCAAGGGAGTGGCACAGCCGCCCATGGCGGCGCCCCCTG AAGTGAAGCCTCCAATGGCCGGCCCTCCTCCGGGTGACTATGATGGCACGCAGGCGAGGCCGCCGGACCCAAATCCCTCTGCCCCCTCTGACGTTCCTGCCAGCAAGCCCAGCTGGTTCGAGCCTCAGCATGGCATACCCGCCTGGAACCCACAGCAGCCT CCACCATTTGACCCCACCCAGGCACCTCCTCCATGCCCACCCTGGAACAGCCATGAGGGGATGTGGAGCGAGCAGCGGGACCCCAGCTGGAGTGGCCCCCGGGAGGGAGGCCCTGGGGGTCCTGGGGGCCCTGGAGGCCCTGGAGGTCCTGGAGGACCTGGGGGACCTGGTGGCCCAGGAGGTCCAGGGGGCCCAGGGGGTCCGTGGGGCAGCCAGAACGAGCCCCCGCCCTCTTGGAGCGGGCAGTTCGACCAGCCACCCTGGAGCAGCCAGCCAGACCAGCCTCCCTGGAGCCAGAGGGAGCCCCCTTTCCGCATGCAGCGGCCACCACACTTCCGGGGAGCCTTCCCACCACACCAGCAGCCTCCCCCTTTCAGCCAGCCCCCGCCACCTCACAACTTCAACCGCTTTCCGCCACGCTTCATGCAGGACGACTTCCCACCCAGGCACCACTTTGAGCGTCCGCCCTACCCACCGCACCGCTTCGACTACCCGCAGGGAGAATTTCCTGGAG AGATGggtcccccccaccaccacccaaacCAGAGGATCCCCCCTCCAGGAATGACCGAACATCCCCCGTGGGGGGGGAACCAGCACCCTGAATTTGGGCCACCACCCCACGGCTTTAACGGACAGTCTCCCCATATGAGGCGCCAAAACCCCTCCCACGTGAGCCAGGACGACCCTAGTCTGGTGCCAAACGTGCCGTACTTCGACCTGCCAGCAGGCCTCATGGCTCCCCTGGTGAAG CTGGAAGATCATGACTACAAGCCCCTGGACCCCAAAGACATTCGCCTTCCTCCCCCCATGCCCCCTAGCGATCGCCTGCTGGCTGCCGTGGAGGCCTTCTACAGCCCTCCGTCACACGACCGTCCCAGAAACAG TGAGGGCTGGGAGCAGAACGGCCTGTACGAGTTCTTCAGAGCCAAGATGAGAGCGAGGAGGAAAAAGGAGCAAGAGAAGcacaacag CACGCGAGGCAGCCGCTCTCGGAGCCGTTCCCGTAGTCGAGGCAGGTCATCGTCGCGCTCCAGTTCCCGCTCCTCCAAGTCGTCCCGCTCCAGGTCCTCCAGGTCCCGCTCACGCTCCTACTCTCGATCCCGCTCCAG AAGCCGGAGCCGCTCCAGATCGAGGTCCCGAAGCCGCTCTCGCTCTAGATCGCGCTCTAGATCACGCTCTCCTGACCGGAGACGACATGCGGCAAAGTCCCGCAGTCCCACACCGCC CTCCACCTCTGGGTTGGGCTCCGGGTCCATAACTGATCACAGGCTGGGAGAGGAAAACAAAGGTCATCAGATGTTGATGAAGATGG GGTGGAGTGGCTCAGGAGGTCTCGGAGCCAAAGAGCAGGGGATCCAGGATCCCATCAAGGGTGGAGATGTGCGAGATAAGTGGGACCAGTACAAGGGCGTGGGCGTGCCCCTGGATGACCCCTACGTGAACTACAGAAGAAACAAAAGCTACAATTTTGTCGCACGGAtgaaagccagagagaaag tggGTCGAGACCCTCAGGAGCCCTCGACTACAGAATGA
- the cherp gene encoding calcium homeostasis endoplasmic reticulum protein isoform X1 — protein sequence MDISTPPEDQELRNVIDKLAQFVARNGPEFEKMTMEKQKENPKFSFLFGGEYFGYYKYKLAIEQQQHPTTHDAEYKMEVLCKPPGKEIPDVPPPMTMLPPPPPIAPSTPSVDELVQQSQWNLQQQEQHLSSLRQEQVNAAIALAMEQQTQKLLVETQLDMAEFDSLLQPIIDTCTKDAISAGKNWMFNNAKSPQHCELMTSHLRNRITAETAHFELRLHLIYLMNDVLHHCQRKNQRDLLAALQKVVVPIYCTSFLAVEEDKQQKITRLLQLWEKNGYFDDVSIQQLQSPALGLGQYQASLITEYAGVVQPVQLAFQQQIQALKTQHDEFVANLKQQQQTAASVGQLVPPDAEVKGVAQPPMAAPPEVKPPMAGPPPGDYDGTQARPPDPNPSAPSDVPASKPSWFEPQHGIPAWNPQQPPPFDPTQAPPPCPPWNSHEGMWSEQRDPSWSGPREGGPGGPGGPGGPGGPGGPGGPGGPGGPGGPGGPWGSQNEPPPSWSGQFDQPPWSSQPDQPPWSQREPPFRMQRPPHFRGAFPPHQQPPPFSQPPPPHNFNRFPPRFMQDDFPPRHHFERPPYPPHRFDYPQGEFPGEMGPPHHHPNQRIPPPGMTEHPPWGGNQHPEFGPPPHGFNGQSPHMRRQNPSHVSQDDPSLVPNVPYFDLPAGLMAPLVKLEDHDYKPLDPKDIRLPPPMPPSDRLLAAVEAFYSPPSHDRPRNSEGWEQNGLYEFFRAKMRARRKKEQEKHNSTRGSRSRSRSRSRGRSSSRSSSRSSKSSRSRSSRSRSRSYSRSRSRSRSRSRSRSRSRSRSRSRSRSRSPDRRRHAAKSRSPTPPSTSGLGSGSITDHRLGEENKGHQMLMKMGWSGSGGLGAKEQGIQDPIKGGDVRDKWDQYKGVGVPLDDPYVNYRRNKSYNFVARMKAREKVGRDPQEPSTTE from the exons ATGGATATCTCCACTCCTCCGGAAG ACCAAGAGCTTCGCAATGTCATTGACAAACTTGCACAGTTTGTTGCCCGCAATGGGCCCGAGTTTGAAAAGATGACcatggagaaacagaaggagaatCCGAAGTTCTCCTTTCTGTTCGGAGGGGAGTACTTTGGCTACTACAAGTATAAGCTCGCTATCGAGCAGCAACAGC ATCCTACCACTCATGATGCTGAATATAAAATGGAAG TGCTCTGCAAACCGCCAGGTAAAGAGATCCCTGATGTTCCTCCTCCGATGACCATGCTGCCTCCGCCCCCGCCCATCGCCCCCTCCACGCCCTCAGTAGATGAGCTCGTCCAGCAGAGCCAGTGGAACCTGCAGCAGCAAGAGCAGCACCTGAGCAGCCTCAGACAG GAGCAGGTGAATGCAGCCATCGCTCTGGCTATGGAGCAGCAGACTCAGAAACTGTTGGTGGAGACCCAGCTGGACATGGCCGAGTTTGACAGCCTCCTCCAGCCCATCATTGACACCTGCACCAAGGATGCCATTTCG GCTGGAAAGAACTGGATGTTCAACAATGCCAAGTCCCCACAGCACTGCGAGCTGATGACCTCACACCTCCGCAACCGCATCACAGCAGAGACGGCACACTTTGAGCTCCGCCTCCACCTCATCTATCTCATGAATGATGTCCTGCACCACTG CCAAAGGAAGAACCAGAGAGATCTGCTGGCTGCCTTGCAGAAGGTGGTGGTGCCAATCTACTGCACTAGTTTCCTGGCTGTGGAGGaagacaaacaacagaaaataacacGG TTGCTGCAACTATGGGAGAAAAATGGTTACTTTGATGACGTCTCCATTCAGCAACTCCAGAGCCCCGCCTTGGGCCTCGGGCAGTACCAG GCGTCCCTGATCACGGAGTACGCGGGCGTGGTGCAGCCTGTGCAGCTGGCTTTCCAGCAACAGATCCAGGCTCTGAAGACTCAGCACGACGAATTCGTGGCCAAcctgaagcagcagcagcagactgcCGCCTCTGTCGGGCAGCTAGTTCCTCCCGACGCCGAGGTCAAGGGAGTGGCACAGCCGCCCATGGCGGCGCCCCCTG AAGTGAAGCCTCCAATGGCCGGCCCTCCTCCGGGTGACTATGATGGCACGCAGGCGAGGCCGCCGGACCCAAATCCCTCTGCCCCCTCTGACGTTCCTGCCAGCAAGCCCAGCTGGTTCGAGCCTCAGCATGGCATACCCGCCTGGAACCCACAGCAGCCT CCACCATTTGACCCCACCCAGGCACCTCCTCCATGCCCACCCTGGAACAGCCATGAGGGGATGTGGAGCGAGCAGCGGGACCCCAGCTGGAGTGGCCCCCGGGAGGGAGGCCCTGGGGGTCCTGGGGGCCCTGGAGGCCCTGGAGGTCCTGGAGGACCTGGGGGACCTGGTGGCCCAGGAGGTCCAGGGGGCCCAGGGGGTCCGTGGGGCAGCCAGAACGAGCCCCCGCCCTCTTGGAGCGGGCAGTTCGACCAGCCACCCTGGAGCAGCCAGCCAGACCAGCCTCCCTGGAGCCAGAGGGAGCCCCCTTTCCGCATGCAGCGGCCACCACACTTCCGGGGAGCCTTCCCACCACACCAGCAGCCTCCCCCTTTCAGCCAGCCCCCGCCACCTCACAACTTCAACCGCTTTCCGCCACGCTTCATGCAGGACGACTTCCCACCCAGGCACCACTTTGAGCGTCCGCCCTACCCACCGCACCGCTTCGACTACCCGCAGGGAGAATTTCCTGGAG AGATGggtcccccccaccaccacccaaacCAGAGGATCCCCCCTCCAGGAATGACCGAACATCCCCCGTGGGGGGGGAACCAGCACCCTGAATTTGGGCCACCACCCCACGGCTTTAACGGACAGTCTCCCCATATGAGGCGCCAAAACCCCTCCCACGTGAGCCAGGACGACCCTAGTCTGGTGCCAAACGTGCCGTACTTCGACCTGCCAGCAGGCCTCATGGCTCCCCTGGTGAAG CTGGAAGATCATGACTACAAGCCCCTGGACCCCAAAGACATTCGCCTTCCTCCCCCCATGCCCCCTAGCGATCGCCTGCTGGCTGCCGTGGAGGCCTTCTACAGCCCTCCGTCACACGACCGTCCCAGAAACAG TGAGGGCTGGGAGCAGAACGGCCTGTACGAGTTCTTCAGAGCCAAGATGAGAGCGAGGAGGAAAAAGGAGCAAGAGAAGcacaacag CACGCGAGGCAGCCGCTCTCGGAGCCGTTCCCGTAGTCGAGGCAGGTCATCGTCGCGCTCCAGTTCCCGCTCCTCCAAGTCGTCCCGCTCCAGGTCCTCCAGGTCCCGCTCACGCTCCTACTCTCGATCCCGCTCCAG AAGCCGGAGCCGCTCCAGATCGAGGTCCCGAAGCCGCTCTCGCTCTAGATCGCGCTCTAGATCACGCTCTCCTGACCGGAGACGACATGCGGCAAAGTCCCGCAGTCCCACACCGCC CTCCACCTCTGGGTTGGGCTCCGGGTCCATAACTGATCACAGGCTGGGAGAGGAAAACAAAGGTCATCAGATGTTGATGAAGATGG GGTGGAGTGGCTCAGGAGGTCTCGGAGCCAAAGAGCAGGGGATCCAGGATCCCATCAAGGGTGGAGATGTGCGAGATAAGTGGGACCAGTACAAGGGCGTGGGCGTGCCCCTGGATGACCCCTACGTGAACTACAGAAGAAACAAAAGCTACAATTTTGTCGCACGGAtgaaagccagagagaaag tggGTCGAGACCCTCAGGAGCCCTCGACTACAGAATGA
- the LOC113577804 gene encoding zinc finger protein 235-like produces MAASYFRVELTAILDVLIKTAVVDICTLADSVFASLQMEVERCTSENEDLRRELQRFIMEQNSSIDSEVVAKNHNARDSMGRTEEDAMAIADDCKQMAGDASSETAADIERGQWQVDLQRLSPALAGIKEEVTETCVSHSMDNRVDVISSDGVCAPFPLMSERNGQCSDISPDLKTELGNKRTSAFHSSQPVGDSCVIPVYEEENGSPPPLDGDWETEQLGSQHVPGGQRGEEDGGEEELQLDTCMPQTPSSHCDFTLFGGSVRSSVFPSTLRQTGSTFICNICGKSILSQQGLRVHMKAHAGQRSFTCSQCGKSFTRKSTLNFHQNIHTGAKPYACSVCPKSFADPSALRRHKAIHKAVR; encoded by the exons ATGGCAGCTTCTTACTTTCGTGTCGAGCTCACGGCTATTCTGGACGTGCTGATTAAAACGGCGGTCGTGGACATTTGTACGCTGGCAGACAGCGTATTTGCGTCGTTACAAATGGAAGTGGAAAGATGCACTTCGGAAAATGAGGACTTGAGACGAGAGTTGCAGAGATTTATTATGGAGCAGAACAGTTCCATCGATTCAGAGGTGGTCGCCAAGAACCACAACGCCAGGGACAGCATGGGCAGAACTGAAGAAGATGCCATGGCCATAGCAGACG ATTGTAAGCAGATGGCTGGTGATGCAAGTAGTGAAACTGCAGCGGACATTGAGAGGGGTCAGTGG cAAGTGGACCTGCAAAGGCTGAGCCCTGCATTAGCAGGGATTAAAGAGGAGGTGACAGAGACATGTGTTAGCCACAGTATGGACAACAGAGTGGACG ttatATCCAGTGATGGAGTTTGCGCTCCTTTTCCTCTAATGTCGGAAAGAAATGGTCAGTGCTCTGACATCAGTCCTGACCTCAAGACTGAACTGGGGAATAAACGGACATCCGCTTTTCACAGTTCCCAGCCTGTAGGGGACAGTTGCGTCATTCCAGTCTATGAGGAAGAGAATGGGAGCCCTCCGCCTCTGGACGGAGACTGGGAAACCGAGCAGCTTGGCAGTCAGCACGTGCCAGGTggtcagagaggagaggaagatggcggcgagGAAGAGTTACAGCTAGACACGTGCATGCCACAGACACCAAGCTCGCACTGTGACTTCACACTGTTCGGGGGTTCCGTGAGATCATCCGTCTTTCCGAGTACTCTGCGGCAGACAGGAAGCACGTTTATTTGTAATATCTGCGGAAAAAGTATTCTGTCACAGCAAGGACTGAGAGTACACATGAAGGCACATGCTGGCCAAAGGTCCTTCACGTGCTCtcagtgtgggaagagtttcacCCGGAAATCAACTCTGAATTTCCACCAGAACATTCACACGGGCGCCAAACCATACGCGTGTAGCGTCTGTCCAAAGTCGTTTGCGGACCCAAGTGCCCTTCGACGACATAAGGCCATACACAAGGCAGTGCGCTAG